From the genome of Corallococcus macrosporus DSM 14697:
GTTGTGTAAACAACGTTGCCTGTTTCCGTCGCGGCACTCTCTGTGGTCGACAGTGTTCGGCCAAGGCCATCATATGTCGTGCTCAGCATCCGCTGCAGCACACCTCCGGCCTCCCAACGTACCTCTGTGACGTTACCTCTCCCGTCATAGCTACGACGTTCCACCCGACCGAGCGAGTCCGTCAGGGCAACGGCTCGTCCAAGCAAGTCGTACGCAGTGGTGCTCGCGTGCCCATTCCCATCCACGTGGCGAACCTTCCGCCCGGCCAAATCGTACCTAGACTCCTGAATGTAACGCAGCGGCAGGGCAGTATCGGACACCCCCGGCACCTCGGGGCTATGCTCTTCCACGACTCGGTACAACGAGTCCAATCGATATGTCCGGTCAAACCCAGACAAATCCAAATGCCAGACCTTGTTACCGGCAGCGTCATACCTGGTTGTCGAGAGGACGTAGCTCTTCCCCACCTCATCAGGGCTTCCCCCCTGTGAAATGAAGCGGGGACCGTCCGCCACCGAGACCGTCACCTCCACGGGCCGATCCGCGAAATCGTAGGCTGTGGTGGTAAGTACGCCGCGGCGGTCAATGACCGTCGTGCGATTACCCGCCTCGTCATAGCCGTAACGGGTCTCCAATGGAGCGGCGAGTCCACCTCCTGACTCTACGATGCGCGCCAATCGTCCAGCGGCGTCCAGGTAGTAGTCTCTGACGAAATCCACTCCCTGCTCTTCACGCTTGAGCTGCCCGCCCGCGTAATACTGCACCGTCCGCGACACCCCTGGCTCCCCAAAGTTCCACTGGTCCTCCTGCGTCAGCCGGTCCAGCGCGTCCCACTGTAGAGTCCGATGCCGGCCAAGACCATCCTGCTCAACTTCCAGTCGCCCCCGTTCATCGAAGGTGGACTGCACGGTGATGACAGACGTATCGCCCACCTGCAGTGTCCTTGAGCGCAACTGCCCGTACCGGTCATATTCCGTTACCTGCTCCTCATGACCGTCCGCGCCGACGGTCGCGGCCAAATCTCCTGGCAGAGCATTCGTCGGGCACTCAGCGCCCTCAATCCCGCAATAACGCCAACTCAACACAACGTCCTGCGGCGACGTCGCCAAGGATGCCACCACCTCGTCGCAAGGCGCAGTCGAAGTCAGCGCCGGACGAGACACCCGGTTCGCGTAGCGGCGCGTCTCAAGCAACCGCCCTGTCCCCGCAGGAACAACCTGTTCAGGAGAATCCCCCATCGAGTCGATTCTGGAGACGGTTGCAAAACCTTCCGCATCCACATGACATACCTGAACGTTGAATCCCGGGTCGTATCCCCATTTCTCCACAACCTCTTCGACGGGCAGGCCCTGAGCGTCCACAACCTGGAGCGTAGGGGCGATAAGCCCAGCCCCCGGCAGCACCGTGCCCTCGATACGACGTTCAATCAAATTTCCAAGCTCATCATAGACAAAGTGCGTCACTCGCCCGCGCTCATCTGCTTCTGTTTCACGGGCCCGGTGAGTTGCGCTCCATAGCGCACTAGACGTCGCAAAGACGCCAGTGGTCAACGGACGCACCGTCTCAACAACGGCCCCTGTCGCATTCATCCGGTAGCTTGACGCAGGCACACCTGGCCGAGGCCCATGGACCGTCGTAGTGTAGGTTGTCAGAGCTTCCCCGAGAATCGTGCGCGGCTCTGGCGCGATACTATACGTGAACGTGGTGATCCCCTCTCGAACAGGCGACGTTTCGAGAACCTCGATCACCTCCTTCACTCTCTCGTCTTTATTCATCAGCAGCAGGTAATCGTCCTCACCCGCCACCACATCCGTGCTGCTGTAATACGCATATCGAGTTACCTCGCCATCGGGTCCCGTATGTTGAGACATACGACTCCGGCCTGCCTCGGAAGTGCCCTGCTCGTAGGCAAAGGACTCAGTCCGAACAGGAGTTTCCTCAGAACAGGTACCGTCGTAGCGAGAAACGGACGCCAATCTGCCTTGCTCATTATAATCGTACCGGACGCAGGTCTGTAGAAACTCCACCTCATTGGCATCTGCCGTTCGAGAATGATGCAACCCCACACTGACGACTCTCTCTCGCCCTGCTATTCGCTGATACCCTAGCCAGAGAGACCGCCCGCTCGCCAGATCGAATACCCGCGACAGTGTCCCCTCTCCAGAGAAGTTGTTGTAATCCAACCTCAGCGAGTGCCCAGTCGGAGCAACCACCGACGTAAGCCGATACTGCTCGGCGAAGCTGAATGGGTCCCTCAGGCCGTAGTGATACTCCACCCCGCTCTTCGCCCTGAAAACATACTTTCGATCGGATCCGGAGCCCTCCGCACGGAACGTTCCGTGGTATCCCGGTTGCGGAGTACACCCCGTGCCGTCACCGGTGCATCTGAATGCCTGTGCGCCACCCTCTCCACTGGTGACGAGGAAACGGAAGTTTCCAAGAGGCCTAACGACCCCATTATAGGCATGCGTCCAACCCAGCCCCAACACACCGTCTTCTGATTCACCGCTGGCATAGGTACGCGACCATGTCAGCCCCAGGCCGCGACTTGGAGACTCCAGATCCACGGCCTGCTTCACCAAATGACCATCCACCAAGCTGACCCCCTTGATGAACGTATGGCCCACAGGCAGCCGCCCTTCTGACATAACCGAGGTCTTGAGTGGCACTTCACGGGTCACTGTCCGACCATTGGCATTCGCAGGAGTAAATGAGATACCAATAGTTTCAACGCCCGCAGTCCCCGGTGAAAGGTCCACCACCGCGTATCCATTCCACTCCACCACGATGGGCAATCCGCTGATCGGGGTGACTTGCGTGACGGCATTACTAGCGTTGACCTGCACAGCGGATCTGGAGATCTCTTCCCCGCCGCGCAACACGCGCAGTACTCCATCAGAATTGACAAGCGCAACAAGCTGGGCGGAATAAGCCACAGGCACCTGGGCATCCTCAGGTGGAGGCTGCCCCGGAACAGGATTCCGCGCAGAAACAAAATCCCACGCTGGCAACACCCAACGCGCGACCAGCGGGAGGCCCCTCAACTCAAGCTCTGGTTCTGGAACAGTGACCCAGAACTCCTTGACGGCCTGAAGCACCTTTGTGGCGGAAGTTGGGCCATAATCCTTCGCGTACAGTTCGAACCGAACACTCCCGCCCCGAGTAGAGGAGTTTAGGCTCAATAGGTGACGAATGCTGGCGGTTGCTTGAATTTCCGCATCACCATCCGAGTCAAGAGGCAGTTGCTCAAATCCCATTACAATGGCGTCGCCAGGTTCGTTTGGCTGAACCATCATTCGAACATAGAGCTTGTCCGAGCTGCTGTTGTTTACTGTAAATCCCAACGCTTGGTCGGACGCATCCGCATCCCCCTCAGAAGCTACGATTCTGCCATCCGGAAGTCTCTTCACAAGGTGTAAGGAAGGAACGACAGAACGACTGGGGGCAAACATCTGCCGATGACAGTAAACAGGAGTGACACGCCCATCCTCATACACACGGCAACTTACAAGGTAATTCTGATACGATTCAGGATTCGCCGCCGAAGGCGTCACCAAAGCCTTTACGCGATGAACAACAGATAGCGCATCATCAAGGGGCTCAACTCCTACCAAAACGGGCTCTTCCACATAGTCATCCAGCAGATTTTGACTGATTCCACCTGGTCCATAACCCGCATACGTCTCAATCCGGACCTCGGCAACCAGCAACCCCGGCTCATTGCCATTCAGCGGACTCCAACCGGTGGCGCCTTGTGCCCAGTGTAGAATCTGAATCTTTGAGACCCGCGAAGAGCGCGTCCCATAGACAGTAGCAAACGGATCATAAGGCGGAGCACGCAAAACATATCTATTCGTAGACGCGGTTGCACTCACGTCAAAGTCTCGAGTGAGCCCCCCCAATGCAGCCGTAACTCGATAAGTCCCCGATGTTGGTCCAGGAATATAGCTCACACTCTGAAACCCAGAGGTCAGCGACCAGCCAGTTATTGTCATCAACTGGAGCGGACTCGAATAATCGAGGACTTGGGGAGTGTCGACCATGCCAGACGTAAAGAACCGTCCTGTCGGGTTCAACTGCGTCCAAACCACGGGCTGATTTGCCAGGTTATTTCCATACTGGTCTACGACCCGAACATTCAGGCTCCCCATCATCTGCAAGCCAGGCTCGGTCGGCGTAGTATCAAAACTTGGACGAAGGTCCGCAGGGACATCCGGTAATCCAATCAGTACGAATGGCTGAATCAGCCCAAACACCTGAGTTCCGTTTGATGTCTCCGCTGTCACTAAATTGTAGCCCAGGTGCTGGGCAGCGTGCGTGCCCATCCTTTGAACAGGTGACCTCGCGATATTCGTATCGGGAACCACCCGCACCGACGCGTGCCCGTTATCGTCTGTAACTGCCTGCAACTCACTCTGGGTTCCCCCCGGGCCGGACTGTGGCAGAAACGTCAACTGAGCATTCCCCGCGCGCTTGAACGTTACAGTCGCACCGACAACAGGGTCGCCAGAGAGAGTCGACACTCGCACTGACACCGGCAAAGCGAGCGGCTGACCGACCACGCCTTCCTGCAGGTCAGTTGCCACAACTTTTTCGATTCGAGCAACTTGCGTCACATCGTCTACCGCAAACCCAGCGTCCCAACTCGAAACCTTCGATTGCAACCGAGTGATGCTCTCGTGCGGTGAAGCACCCCAAGCCAGTTGCCATGCCCGTGAGTAGCTACCGCCAGAAAGTGATTCAATTGCCTTCAATTGAAGCGCAATTGCCTCCAAAATTTCGTCTTTGTAGGCCTGGGATGAGTCCCCCAGGAAAGCGCCTGCGCTTACTTGCTCCATGACATTCCGGAGAGCGGCGTGGGCGCGCTCCAGGGCGAGTGTTTCTGTCGCATCAGGCCATGGCGCATGTAGAAAACGCTGCCACCAAGACGGCCGAGCGCCAAGAACTGCATGGGCCTTCGCCAGGCTCTCTACCAAGCGAACCTGGTCCGCATCCCGTCTTGACTCCCACTCGGCGCGTGCTGCCTCAAAAGCCGCTGTCCAGTCCTCAGCCAGGTTTTCTTCCAACAAAGGAGGTTGGCGGCACATCGAGTCAGCCGACAGCCCCGCTTCGAGCTGCTGCTCGGGCAGCCATTTCCAAACGCCCCCATCCGCACGTGCCACCAGCGACCCTAACAGCGCTAGCAGCAACATCCCCGTCTGACCTGACCGCATCGCACGCCCCAAGGCTCGCATTGACATCTCCCCTTGCGGAGTTCACTACCTGCCCACTCTGACAACTGTCAATTCCTGGACCATCATGGTTTCGTCACGACGCCTACGTCCCTACCTGGGTCAGCAGCGCATCAACGACAGGGCATGCCGGTCAGCTGGGTCAGAACCCCATCGAGAGAGGGGGCTGACCGATGCTGCAGTAAGAAGGTCGGCAACACAGACAGTGCGTCAGAAACCAATACCAGTGTGAGTCCTGCCCCCCCACCTGGGTCCCGAAACAACCCACTTGAGACCTTGCTGGCCACCCGAATGAGCCCGCCCCATGTCGCCCCCCCCTCACGCTGTACCGCCCAGTCGGCCTCAAGGAGGCGGAGCTCATCCTCGACAGTGGCTGCGCGGCCTTCCCGCCCCGGCTCCCAGACCAGCCCATCTTCTACCCGGTGATGAACGCCGAGTACGCACGGCAGATTGCCCGGGACTGGAACACGCCGGACGCGGGCTCCGGATACGCGGGATTCGTCACGGCCTTCGACGTGGACGCGGCCCCATCTACTTCACGGAGGCCTGGTACGGCCCGGAGTACCGCGGCCCTGACACTGCACTGGGTCCACTGGAGCGCCAGCTCCTGGCCCTGTACCCCAAGGACCGTGACGCCCTGCCCCCGCTCCGGGCCAACACCGCCGACTGTCTCTTCAACGCCGCCTGGTGGTCCGCCACCCCACCGTCAGCCCAGGGACTGGGCCCGTCCAACCACCGGGCCCTGCTCGACCGCCTCCGCCAATCCTGGGTAGCCCTGCACCCTACATGGCCCCTTCCGGCGCCGGGTGGGAATCCTCGAACGGGCCCACAATGAAAATGCGCCCCATGCGTTATTAGGCGCGACCCATTTTGCGACCCCGCTCCGTATCCCATTTTGAAGGGATGACGGACGGCCGGGCATTGGGCTCGAGCCGGCTCGCGATGAGGGACGGAGCTACCGTGCTGCCTGGAAACGACCGGTCCGTCTTGGAGGCTTTCCGCCGGGGGGAGACGTCCGTCCTCACGCAGGTGTACCGGACCTATTCGCCCGAGGTGCTCCGCTACCTCTCGCGAAAGTTCGCGGTGGGCGCGGAGGGGGGGACGCGCACCGTCGCGTTGTCCGCGCTGGACCTGGACGCCGCGCATCAAGAGACCTTCGTCCGGGCCTTCCGGCCCAACATGCGGCAGGCCTATGACGGGGTTCGCCCCTACCTGGGCTTCCTCCTCACGGTGGCGCGCTCCACGGCCATCGACCTCATGCGCGCGTCGGGACGCGTGTCCCGCGAGGCCGTCCCCATGGACGACGCGCCCGAGCTGACGCACCTGCCCACCGAGGCCAGGACGCCCGAGGAAGAAGCCCTCAGCGCCGAGGTGCGCGACCTGGTCCGCGCCTTCCTCGACACACTCACGGACGAAGGCCGCGCCCTGGCGCAGCTCCGCTTCGTCGAAGGGCTCTCGCAGGAATCCGCCGCCCTGCAGCTCCAGCTCACCCGAGGCGAGGTCCGGGTGCGC
Proteins encoded in this window:
- a CDS encoding RNA polymerase sigma factor — protein: MLPGNDRSVLEAFRRGETSVLTQVYRTYSPEVLRYLSRKFAVGAEGGTRTVALSALDLDAAHQETFVRAFRPNMRQAYDGVRPYLGFLLTVARSTAIDLMRASGRVSREAVPMDDAPELTHLPTEARTPEEEALSAEVRDLVRAFLDTLTDEGRALAQLRFVEGLSQESAALQLQLTRGEVRVRERRLRTQFTEHLKESGWLDASAEPGRMELGVLLASLALCAIGSMPS
- a CDS encoding RHS repeat-associated core domain-containing protein, encoding MLLLALLGSLVARADGGVWKWLPEQQLEAGLSADSMCRQPPLLEENLAEDWTAAFEAARAEWESRRDADQVRLVESLAKAHAVLGARPSWWQRFLHAPWPDATETLALERAHAALRNVMEQVSAGAFLGDSSQAYKDEILEAIALQLKAIESLSGGSYSRAWQLAWGASPHESITRLQSKVSSWDAGFAVDDVTQVARIEKVVATDLQEGVVGQPLALPVSVRVSTLSGDPVVGATVTFKRAGNAQLTFLPQSGPGGTQSELQAVTDDNGHASVRVVPDTNIARSPVQRMGTHAAQHLGYNLVTAETSNGTQVFGLIQPFVLIGLPDVPADLRPSFDTTPTEPGLQMMGSLNVRVVDQYGNNLANQPVVWTQLNPTGRFFTSGMVDTPQVLDYSSPLQLMTITGWSLTSGFQSVSYIPGPTSGTYRVTAALGGLTRDFDVSATASTNRYVLRAPPYDPFATVYGTRSSRVSKIQILHWAQGATGWSPLNGNEPGLLVAEVRIETYAGYGPGGISQNLLDDYVEEPVLVGVEPLDDALSVVHRVKALVTPSAANPESYQNYLVSCRVYEDGRVTPVYCHRQMFAPSRSVVPSLHLVKRLPDGRIVASEGDADASDQALGFTVNNSSSDKLYVRMMVQPNEPGDAIVMGFEQLPLDSDGDAEIQATASIRHLLSLNSSTRGGSVRFELYAKDYGPTSATKVLQAVKEFWVTVPEPELELRGLPLVARWVLPAWDFVSARNPVPGQPPPEDAQVPVAYSAQLVALVNSDGVLRVLRGGEEISRSAVQVNASNAVTQVTPISGLPIVVEWNGYAVVDLSPGTAGVETIGISFTPANANGRTVTREVPLKTSVMSEGRLPVGHTFIKGVSLVDGHLVKQAVDLESPSRGLGLTWSRTYASGESEDGVLGLGWTHAYNGVVRPLGNFRFLVTSGEGGAQAFRCTGDGTGCTPQPGYHGTFRAEGSGSDRKYVFRAKSGVEYHYGLRDPFSFAEQYRLTSVVAPTGHSLRLDYNNFSGEGTLSRVFDLASGRSLWLGYQRIAGRERVVSVGLHHSRTADANEVEFLQTCVRYDYNEQGRLASVSRYDGTCSEETPVRTESFAYEQGTSEAGRSRMSQHTGPDGEVTRYAYYSSTDVVAGEDDYLLLMNKDERVKEVIEVLETSPVREGITTFTYSIAPEPRTILGEALTTYTTTVHGPRPGVPASSYRMNATGAVVETVRPLTTGVFATSSALWSATHRARETEADERGRVTHFVYDELGNLIERRIEGTVLPGAGLIAPTLQVVDAQGLPVEEVVEKWGYDPGFNVQVCHVDAEGFATVSRIDSMGDSPEQVVPAGTGRLLETRRYANRVSRPALTSTAPCDEVVASLATSPQDVVLSWRYCGIEGAECPTNALPGDLAATVGADGHEEQVTEYDRYGQLRSRTLQVGDTSVITVQSTFDERGRLEVEQDGLGRHRTLQWDALDRLTQEDQWNFGEPGVSRTVQYYAGGQLKREEQGVDFVRDYYLDAAGRLARIVESGGGLAAPLETRYGYDEAGNRTTVIDRRGVLTTTAYDFADRPVEVTVSVADGPRFISQGGSPDEVGKSYVLSTTRYDAAGNKVWHLDLSGFDRTYRLDSLYRVVEEHSPEVPGVSDTALPLRYIQESRYDLAGRKVRHVDGNGHASTTAYDLLGRAVALTDSLGRVERRSYDGRGNVTEVRWEAGGVLQRMLSTTYDGLGRTLSTTESAATETGNVVYTTQTVHDDVAHVTWTQNARGLLQASHLDGLGRVFKVVEDAPTGPLPRQPDDARIGPALALTSTVEYDAFSRVAARVDALARRTETVHDALGRQVAVHHPMGVSSSKAYDGEGNPIQSVDGRGITRRFTYDALGRPRNEVLVESLSQGGQALVVGQRAYIDARDVDALTREEVLDARGNLTTIYRDGLGREVRRVDALGYVTKSRFDALHKRQTEDAKGYITRFSFDGAGRVLSQSDFTSTSSASTYSQTWEYEDAAREQTHLNRRGVPTVLLHDGLGRKTRSVRGQDADVAEESWEYDAAGHPIRFVDANGHATERLYDGAGRLIEEVLAAGTLASAKTTFQYDAAGQLTQTKGPRVTGSAFDLRYTYDDLGRRVREENALNQVTAWAYDAVGNKVCTKQPLGQSALAHGAASGMSLSQLEANACGGTHVTRYAYEEEGKLVSVTDAANGLYTYVYDAARNMVAKQDANGNLTTYEYDARNLRSVEHQHLDAHSRLTSAQRSSVPLFESGATPTSNTGTLTWRHAYDGNRNEASRVDPKGQRVEFSHGLLDRLASRTYSQHATPREFPSVDSEVLTYDPNGNLTGESQSKQTANGVRLEVVTSTFDALDRLKTRLREYDGKQVSYRYDALGSRTRVEDSDGVATTYMYDALGRLTQATLPEGVVEYRYWPDSLLKGVTWPNGIFEGRCYDAAGRLSQIVVGRGGVNDSCQSIGGMVSRHAYVYDDNGNRLVQTAVRTSPSTQELGSPEFTEYGYDVLNRLTGVKSPDGQASLYRWDAVGNRTGERRAPSLAVPGLGPDSYNTVLAHEVTYDVVGIFNRVDWLRNIRDFKDISKHVSLSYDLAGNIVGKTAQGSTRVFAWDIRNTLTAVYDNGVEVGRYDYDANLQRTERRTTSEHVGYVLDGVFVLQEADGSQSHQPTQRRYHYGEGPLAVSDVASAALSFLGIDALGSVTDALSATGQVTSAREYDAWGNYRGGSAPGVSDFKLGFTGHQYDVETGLTYARARYYDGDLGRFISRDSYGGQLDDAPSLHRYVYAHGNPLAYYDEDGHSATAVGAVGGFFWGAAQMGLGMGKDLVNGRIRDTTDYLSLWGQNIIGGMEIGASIDLTIASGGLAATMGSGALAGAGFNALTFMGERESWSEFASQQKSGAAYGAVLGPIAGKVAPALAKVPLIKEAVEAVGAAGTKLVARVATTQSGRALLASSNPFKTLGVGTADDVAAGVASGFQQGAAETINGGSVMAPAGGYAPVAASPLLGKSSGTFLFRGTSEGYAGNDALQRIGITPASTDPAVATIFATESSNFGKGVVHVASPADLAGIEISAGNYLAALEKEVAVNVAPLDFARRAGVTLTVEEARALLRGLGAEVPGRVPDKAALSDALRNAPQLTADQVRAFVREATKKVKGP